The following DNA comes from Kluyveromyces lactis strain NRRL Y-1140 chromosome E complete sequence.
TGGTGAAGTGCATGTTGGTATTTTAAGGCAATAAACTGCAGCGGTTGCGCTTCTTCCTTGTCCTGCACAATTAAGTGCCCGAAGACACTGAGGTTCTGAAAAGCATTTagcttttttcaaagtaccttttgttcaaaattCCATACTAAATTTGTTCTACCAGTGAAGAGATCGTCATATCGTCATATCTTGTAAGATGAAAACACTGGGTAACACTGAGGTTTaatcttttattttgtaGTATACACTGATTTATTTACATGAGTTGacttctttccttctccTCTATTCGCTTCGAACAGCTTTTACACATTTCCAAAGTAGATTGAAATCTTTCTGTGTAGCTTCACCACATGCTGCCCATCTAATCTTGAGGTTTTCATCCACAACGAAAACATAACCGGAATATAGATTATTAATTTGAAGTTGCTCCCTAATTTGGAATGGTAATTGGTCTCTATTGCTAATAAATGTCTTGTCATGGCGGTGAGGTGGAACAATTGATGCGTATCTATTCTTGACCAATTTGACGACCATAGTTTTTAACCAATTTTCAGCTAAATTGATCTCCACTATTTGAGCACTCTTCAGCCCATCTTGCACTTTTAAAAGGCTTTCATCATTCTTAAGGTAGTCCAGATTATGCTTGTTGTCGATAAAATATGAGTTTATCAGATTTTTACCGACGTCGGTAGTGAACAACCTTATAATAGAGACTTTGCCCTTTAAGGTATCTTCAACGTTACATTCTTTATTATCTGATAGCCGTTGTCCGACTACATGAGGGAAATATAATGATTTGTCAGCCTTCCAGTAAGATGGAGGTGAGATGAATATCTTCCCGTTAGTCTTCTTCAACACATACAAATCGTGGAAACCAGATTTTCTAAACTCAACTTCCAACTCTTCAGCCCGCTTGCCAGTCTTTTCACTATTGAATAAATCCAGGAAACTGTTACCGTACTTGTATTCCTTGGTATTAAAAGGTGGTTTCTCCAAGCCAATTGGcttcttcaactcttcGATCTTAATATCACGAGGAGCAGAGTTTAAGATGTTATTGTTCAATCTACGGAACAAACCGTAACTGATTGAAGAAGTACTGAGACATCTTTTAGAGCCAAATATTGGTAGCATGCTTGACAACCGAGGATTATTTGTGTGAAGCCACAATGTAGTATCCTTCTTT
Coding sequences within:
- the ATP10 gene encoding Atp10p (similar to uniprot|P18496 Saccharomyces cerevisiae YLR393W ATP10 Mitochondrial inner membrane protein required for assembly of the F0 sector of mitochondrial F1F0 ATP synthase interacts genetically with ATP6), which codes for MLPIFGSKRCLSTSSISYGLFRRLNNNILNSAPRDIKIEELKKPIGLEKPPFNTKEYKYGNSFLDLFNSEKTGKRAEELEVEFRKSGFHDLYVLKKTNGKIFISPPSYWKADKSLYFPHVVGQRLSDNKECNVEDTLKGKVSIIRLFTTDVGKNLINSYFIDNKHNLDYLKNDESLLKVQDGLKSAQIVEINLAENWLKTMVVKLVKNRYASIVPPHRHDKTFISNRDQLPFQIREQLQINNLYSGYVFVVDENLKIRWAACGEATQKDFNLLWKCVKAVRSE